In Bacillus sp. NP247, one DNA window encodes the following:
- the tenA gene encoding thiaminase II: MTFSQTLRKEVDSIWEASFHHPFVKKLGEGTLDLASFRYYVLQDSYYLSHFARVQTLGAAKALELETTARMAHHAQNTYEAELSLHENFAKKLGITKEEKDNFIPAPTAYAYTSHMYRAAYEGHLGDIIAAILPCYWLYYEIGERLKECQPEEPIYKEWISAYGSDWFRTLVEEQITRLDAIAEQVTESDRKRMKQHFIISSQYEYSFWEMAYTLEKWPVNTDVKNVIG; the protein is encoded by the coding sequence ATGACTTTTTCACAAACATTACGTAAAGAAGTAGATTCTATTTGGGAAGCAAGTTTTCATCATCCTTTTGTAAAAAAACTTGGTGAAGGTACGTTAGATTTGGCAAGTTTTCGTTATTACGTACTTCAAGATTCATATTATTTAAGTCATTTTGCTAGAGTACAAACTTTAGGAGCTGCAAAGGCTCTTGAATTAGAAACGACAGCTCGCATGGCGCACCATGCTCAAAATACATATGAAGCAGAATTATCATTACATGAGAATTTCGCAAAGAAATTAGGAATTACGAAAGAAGAAAAAGATAATTTTATCCCTGCACCAACTGCATATGCGTATACTTCACATATGTATCGTGCTGCGTATGAAGGTCATTTAGGGGATATTATTGCAGCTATTTTACCTTGCTATTGGCTATATTATGAAATTGGTGAACGTTTAAAAGAGTGTCAGCCAGAAGAGCCAATTTATAAAGAGTGGATTTCTGCTTATGGATCTGATTGGTTCCGTACTTTAGTTGAAGAGCAAATTACACGATTAGATGCTATCGCTGAACAAGTGACAGAGTCTGATCGGAAGCGTATGAAACAGCATTTCATTATTAGTAGTCAATATGAATATTCATTTTGGGAAATGGCTTATACTTTAGAAAAATGGCCAGTGAATACAGACGTAAAAAATGTAATTGGATAA